GATCCAGAAGATCGTCGATGAGCTGGTTCATATGGCGGCTGGCCGAGCAGACCCGTTCGAGGTGACTTTTGCTGCGGTCATCAAGTTTGTTCGCGCAGTCTTCCAACAGCGCCCTGCTGAACCCGTCGATGGCCCTGAGCGGCGCCCGCAGGTCGTGTGACACAGAGTAGGAAAACGCCTCCAGCTCCCTGTTGGCGACTTCAAGTTGCGCGGTGCGCTCATGCACCCGTTGCTCCAGTTCTCTGTTGAGTCTGCGGATTTCCTCCTCGGCACGCCGGCGATCGGTGATGTCGCGGGCCATTTTTGAGATGCCGATGATTTGGCCTGAGCCGTCTTTGACAGGAGAAATGGTCACCGAGACATCCACGGCCCGTCCGTCTTTTCGCACGCGCACTGTTTCGAAATGTTCGATGCGTTCGCCTCGCTTGAGTTTCGCCAGTATTTGTCGCTCCTCATCCAGCCGGTCGGGCGGGAAAAGAAACTCGATGGAACGTCCCTTGACCTCGCCGGCGGCATAGCCGAAGAGGCGTTCCGCAGCGGGATTCCAACTGGTGATTGTTCCATCCAGGTTTTTGCTGATGATCGCGTCGTTCGACGATTCGACAATCGCCGCAAAGTGCAGCAGCGTTTCCTCGTCGCGTTTGCGCGCGGTAACATCGTTCGCGAGCACCAGACGCGCGGGCCGCTCTTCGAACTCCAATTCGTGCGAGACAATTTCCACAAACATGATCGTGCCGTCCTTTTTCCGATGACGCCAGACGCCGGAATCCTCGAATGCTTTTGACAGAATGGAGACGCTTTTTTCAAGCAAGGGAACATCTTCACCGGGGCGGATGTCCCTGAGGGTCATCGCCAGAAACTCATCGCGGCTGTACCCGTAACGACGGACGGACGCTTCATTGACGGCGAG
This DNA window, taken from Candidatus Angelobacter sp., encodes the following:
- a CDS encoding PAS domain S-box protein, encoding MKREAKSALQESERLYRLMFESNPLPMWVYDARTLSFLAVNEASVRRYGYSRDEFLAMTLRDIRPGEDVPLLEKSVSILSKAFEDSGVWRHRKKDGTIMFVEIVSHELEFEERPARLVLANDVTARKRDEETLLHFAAIVESSNDAIISKNLDGTITSWNPAAERLFGYAAGEVKGRSIEFLFPPDRLDEERQILAKLKRGERIEHFETVRVRKDGRAVDVSVTISPVKDGSGQIIGISKMARDITDRRRAEEEIRRLNRELEQRVHERTAQLEVANRELEAFSYSVSHDLRAPLRAIDGFSRALLEDCANKLDDRSKSHLERVCSASRHMNQLIDDLLDLSRVSRGELRRMTVDLSAMARGIAAELQQTQPHRSAEFVIETGLVAHCDASLIRIVLTNLLGNAWKFTGKLAQSRIEFGSAPGKDQRACFVRDNGAGFDMAYSGKLFGAFQRLHSVTEFEGTGVGLATVQRIVHRHGGHVWAEGAVGKGSVFYFTLPG